The sequence AGCTATCAAAATCGGCATTAGAAAGTCGATGTTTAAAGCGGTGGAAGACGGCGTAGAAGCAGCCAGAGAAAGCCATGTTAAACTGATAACTATTCCCGTATGGTTAAATGAAAATAAACAACCAGTTTTGGATGCTACAGAGAGCGTTTCAAAAACTATAGCCTATGGTTTGAAAAGAGGAGATTTGATAATTCTAGAATCTTCTGTACCCGTAGGAACTACTGAGGAAGTTGTAAAGCCTATTCTGGAAAAAATCTCGGGTTTAAGCGCTGAACTGGATTTCGGTCTAGCATATAGCCCAGAAAGAATATACATTGGAAGAGCTGTAGAAGACATAGAAAGAAACTATCCCAAGATAATCTCAGGGATAGGTCCTAAAAGCTTAAGAGCTGCATCCAACCTTTACAGCCTTGTTGCTCAGAAGGGCGTTATAGAGCTTCCATCGATTAAACATGCTGAAATAGAAAAGTTATTCGAAGGTGTTTATAGGGATGTTAACATAGCATTAGCAAATCAATTAGCCTTACTATGCAAAGAATTAGGTCTTGACTACGACCAGGTAAGGCGTGCCACCAATTCGCAGCCTTTCTGTCATCTGCACAAACCTGGCGCTGGCGTAGGTGGAGCCTGCATACCACTATACTCCTATTTCATACAGCATCTAGCTAACAAAATAAATTTGAACCTAAGCTTGGTAGAGGAAAGTAGAAAAATCAACGAAAACATGCCACACATAGTCGTTGATATTATTGAGGAAGCTTTAAAAACTCCAGAAACAGAGAAGGTTAAAATAGCAATTCTAGGCTTAGCATTCCGAGGCGGCATCGATGATACCCGTCTATCGCCATCCTATGAAATAATAAAAATGTTAAAAAATAGAGGTTTCAAATTGCTTGTAGTGCACGACCCTTACGTCGCAAAAGATGATTTTCTCGAACAAAACAATATAAAATTAACAAATGATCTTGCGGAGGCAATAGAATACTCGAACGTAGTCGCGATAGTAACAGACCATCCGGAATACAAAAGCCTTACGCTAGCTCAACTAAAAAACATGTCAAAGCGAGAAAAATTGGCTATAATCGATGCGCGTCACGTAATTCGGGATTGGAGAAAAGTTCCTAAAGGAGTGCTATATGCTGGAATAGGAAGACCTTTAATTTATAATTTGAATAGTGAATAATAGGGTAATTTTCATAGAGAGCATGATGATATTGAAAAACAAAAAATTTATATGAACATTTTTCATAAAAAGAAATAATGATGAAGTCTCGGGGACCCTGGAGGGTATGACGATGATCTTAAGTCAACCCTGTTCTGATCTAACCTTTTAATTTTTAACAAATGGCTTTAGGAAAAGCTTAAAAAATAATTTAAATAATAAGTAAGCATGTTACAAGATGCAATAGTTCTTGGATTTTTGGCTAGCTTAGGAGCTGGCTTGGCAACAGGTATCGGAGCATTGCCCGTTTTGTTTTTAGAGGATATTTCCGATAAAATCCTCGATTCTATGCTAGGATTTGCCGCTGGAGTAATGCTTGCAGCAAGCGTGTT comes from Thermoproteales archaeon and encodes:
- a CDS encoding nucleotide sugar dehydrogenase; the encoded protein is MNMLELTREELLKNIRSGNLIIAVYGLGYVGLSLAAVWLRAGAKVIGVDVNSQKVRLLNKGIVGSVEKAVNEAIKIGIRKSMFKAVEDGVEAARESHVKLITIPVWLNENKQPVLDATESVSKTIAYGLKRGDLIILESSVPVGTTEEVVKPILEKISGLSAELDFGLAYSPERIYIGRAVEDIERNYPKIISGIGPKSLRAASNLYSLVAQKGVIELPSIKHAEIEKLFEGVYRDVNIALANQLALLCKELGLDYDQVRRATNSQPFCHLHKPGAGVGGACIPLYSYFIQHLANKINLNLSLVEESRKINENMPHIVVDIIEEALKTPETEKVKIAILGLAFRGGIDDTRLSPSYEIIKMLKNRGFKLLVVHDPYVAKDDFLEQNNIKLTNDLAEAIEYSNVVAIVTDHPEYKSLTLAQLKNMSKREKLAIIDARHVIRDWRKVPKGVLYAGIGRPLIYNLNSE